One Gadus chalcogrammus isolate NIFS_2021 chromosome 22, NIFS_Gcha_1.0, whole genome shotgun sequence genomic window carries:
- the LOC130375804 gene encoding cilia- and flagella-associated protein 69-like: MDSNKVMHRRRPEAPLLRPVTSTKDRKAYRIPTVCLEVNKVISLLEGPLTATLKERHLFTLKKLLQRSQNGFILKELSAIGRILNICAERAKAHPEYVSVLCDALKICGLPFLKERASDEIAYAYDVKEFLSVMGCLMRVPSVEVRHELCSSLKSFYSHVAPRHLLDGFHPSNPGYRLQVLEQSCVAETMVLSMATLEDQPAVRLLVLHTLQMMTSTSDANCAQILRARGAETVCLTMNQADPSGQALFRSSEVLWNLLERGCREAVTRQLSTMQCILALKEAFLHQLLRGSRQYDLQLRNDLLVITTLIAQIPKSPLIESLFAKQLVVFVTFPELKSHNPLVRNLKLTYNSEDFEMKTLLLNWLVCMSKDLSALQLFREGRVMLALLTLAKAPRNHGDGQSPRGGAGRHWSSGQQEALQLQALATLALVGPLLVEDYTSCQGNTCLLLLLEWCAGQDTYFGQGHSFHGAGGRGSKKAQMRYCVRALRSMTALEDELLSQDLCDQGAIGQLLGVLMQMEDGTPEEDQDPIGLEIKSDIQLVLSALCETDLHRKELFGAEGVEMAVHFLKMSPEKFHSGLGHNRLILSTVDCVWSCIVGCYTTEDYFLAREGVFLLLDLLSWSPRCMRGVVLATLLDLCDNPKTLSHVMTWTGSGGRTAPALLLLLWREEEAELGVGRDQHGRISDPTRPLLSCYQAVSDTSFSAGQPSPAVLDLSENLRAKVFSIFCKLGFHDLHGLSTADHVTLSIVKRYLDFKVGEVWGEVIQELALEGVRPVRPDAAALEAMRRIAEDTASRVAEEQSAILERQEKDELTQEEMVYTEIKSRQRQQELNTEAWDQYVSRTSDYKVLQEVRSQREKTMDLSRSKSKPDSGVRHPSENFVGRVLNLDSAGELTLERVPLRGVAQQAGGPPGGREPEYFSTVSVT, translated from the exons ATGGATTCAAACAAAGTAATGCACAGGCGAAGACCCGAAGCCCCGTTATTGAGGCCGGTAACATCCACTAAGGACAGGAAGGCATACAGG ATCCCCACTGTTTGCCTGGAGGTCAACAAAGTCATCAGTCTACTCGAAGGTCCATTGACA gCTACTTTAAAGGAGAGGCACCTTTTCACACTCAAGAAACTTCTGCAGAGGTCCCAAAACGGCTTT ATCTTAAAAGAGCTGTCGGCAATCGGCAGGATCCTCAATATATGTGCGGAGAGGGCAAAGGCCCACCCCGAGTatgtctctgtgttgtgtgacgCACTCAAAATCTGTGG ACTTCCCTTCCTGAAGGAGAGAGCGTCCGATGAGATCGCCTATGCCTACGATGTCAAAGAATTCCTCTCTGTCATGG GGTGTTTGATGAGAGTGCCGAGCGTGGAAGTGAGACACGAGCTGTGTAGCTCTCTCAAGTCCTTCTACAGCCACGTGGCCCCCAGACACCTGCTCGACG GGTTCCATCCCTCCAACCCAGGGTACCGGCTGCAGGTGCTGGAGCAGAGCTGCGTCGCCGAGACGATGGTCCTCTCCATGGCAACCCTGGAGGACCAGCCCGCCGTCAGACTGCTGGTCCTGCACACCCTGCAGATGATGACCAGCACctcag ACGCCAACTGCGCCCAGATCCTGAGGGCCCGCGGGGCCGAGACGGTGTGCCTCACCATGAACCAGGCCGACCCGTCGGGCCAGGCGCTGTTCCGCTCCTCCGAGGTCCTGTGGAACCTTCTGGAGCGCGGCTGCAGGGAGGCCGTGACCCGGCAGCTCAGCACCATGCAGTGTATCCT ggccCTGAAGGAGGCCTTCCTCCATCAGCTGCTGCGCGGCTCCAGGCAGTACGACCTGCAGCTCCGCAACGACCTGCTGGTCATCACCACCCTCATCGCCCAGATCCCCAAGTCCCCCCTCATA GAAAGTTTGTTTGCGAAGCAGCTCGTCGTTTTCGTCACATTCCCTGAAC TAAAAAGTCACAACCCTTTGGTCCGCAACCTGAAGCTGACCTACAACAGCGAGGACTTTGAGATGAAGACTCTGCTGCTCAACTGGCTGGTCTGCATGTCCAAGGACCTCTCGGCCCTGCAG CTCTTCCGTGAAGGCCGGGTCATGCTCGCCCTGCTCACGCTGGCCAAGGCTCCGCGTAACCACGGCGACGGCCAGTCGCCCCGGGGCGGCGCCGGGCGCCACTGGTCCTCCGGGCAGCAGGAGGCGCTGCAGCTGCAGGCCCTGGCCACGCTGGCCCTGGTGGGCCCCCTGCTGGTGGAGGACTACACCAGCTGCCAGGGGAACacctgcctgctgctgctgctggagtggtGCGCCGGGCAAG ACACCTACTTCGGCCAGGGCCACAGCTTCCACGGcgccggggggcggggctctaAGAAGGCCCAGATGCGGTACTGTGTGCGGGCGCTGCGCTCCATGACGGCCCTGGAGGACGAGCTCCTCAGCCAGGACCTCTGCGACCAGGGCGCCATCGGACAGCTGCTAG ggGTCCTCATGCAGATGGAGGACGGGACCCCCGAAGAGGACCAGGATCCCATCGGCCTGGAGATCAAGTCGGACATCCAGCTGGTGCTGTCCGCCCTGTGTGAGACCGACCTGCACAGGAAG GAACTGTTTGGAGCCGAGGGAGTGGAAATGGCCGTGCACTTCCTGAAGATGAGCCCGGAGAAGTTCCACAGCGGCCTGGGCCACAACCGCCTCATCCTCTCCACGGTGGACTGTGTCTG GTCCTGCATCGTGGGATGCTACACCACCGAGGACTACTTCCTGGCCAGAGAGGGGGTTTTCCTCCTGCTAGATCTGCTCAGC TGGAGCCCGCGCTGCATGCGGGGCGTGGTCCTGGCCACGCTGCTGGACCTGTGTGACAACCCCAAGACCCTGTCCCACGTCATGACCTGGACGGGCTCCGGGGGCCGGACCGCCCCcgccctgctgctcctcctctggagggaggaggaggcggagctgggGGTGGGCCGGGACCAGCATGGACGCATATCAG ACCCCACCAGGCCCCTCCTCAGCTGCTACCAGGCCGTGTCCGACACCTCCTTCAGCGCCGGCCAGCCCAGCCCTGCCGTGCTGGACCTCTCGGAGAACCTCCGGGCCAAGGTGTTCTCCATCTTCTGCAAGCTGG GCTTCCACGACCTTCATGGACTGTCCACCGCGGACCACGTGACCCTCAGCATCGTCAAGAGATACCTGGACttcaag GTGGGCGAGGTGTGGGGCGAGGTGATCCAGGAGCTGGCGCTGGAAGGCGTGCGCCCCGTGCGGCCGGACGCCGCCGCCCTGGAGGCCATGCGGAGGATCGCAGAGGACACGGCGAGCCGGGTGGCCGAGGAGCAGAGCGCCATCCTGGAGCGCCAGGAGAAGGACGAGCTCACCCAGGAGGAGATGGTCTACACAGAG atCAAGTCCCGTCAGAGGCAGCAGGAGCTCAACACCGAGGCCTGGGACCAGTACGTCTCCAGGACCTCAGACTACAAGGTCCTACAG GAGGTCAGATCTCAGAGGGAGAAAACAATGGACCTGTCCCGGTCCAAGTCCAAACCGGACAGCGGCGTCCGCCACCCGTCAgag AACTTCGTGGGCCGCGTGTTGAACCTGGATAGCGCTGGGGAGCTGACACTGGAGAGAGTGCCCCTCCGTGGGGTCGCTCAGCAGGCGGGggggccccctggtggccgAGAACCAGAGTACTTCAGCACCGTGTCGGTCACATAA